From Paenibacillus antri:
CGACTGTCGGAGTGCGAGCTCGTGATCGAGACGATAAGCGAAGATTTGGACGCCAAGAAGGCCGTATTCCAGACGATCGGGGACATCTGCGGCGAAGACGTCGTGCTCGCCACGAATACGTCTACGCTGTCCGTCACCGAATTGGCCGGCGCGACGCGTTATCCGAAACGGGTCATCGGGCTGCACTTCATTCATCCGGTGTCCAATATCGACATGGTGGAAATTATACGAGGATTGCAGACGACCGACGAGACGTTCGACCGGACCAAGGCGTTCGTGGAAGAGGTCATCTCGAAGAAGGGGATTCTCGTGTACGAGACGCCCGGCTTCGTTACGACGCGGCTCATCTGCACGCTGATCAACGAAGCGGTGCATACGCTGTCCGAAGGCGTCGCTTCCGCGGAAGACATCGATTCCGCCATGCGGCTCGGGTACGGCTTTAAGTACGGGCCGCTCGAAATGTGCGACCGGTTCGGCCTCGATTCCGTGTTGGCCGCGCTCGAGCGCATGTTCCGAGATTACGGCGACTTGAAATATCGCCCGGCGGTGCTGCTTCGCAAGATGGTCCGCGCCGGACAGCTCGGGGCGAAGACCGGTTCGGGTTTCTTCCGTTACGACGAGGATGGTGATAAAATATGAAGGTGCTCGTCATTAACGCCGGCAGCTCGTCGCTCAAATATCAGCTGTACGATATGAAGGACGAATCGGTGCTCGCCGCCGGCCGCGTGGAGCGGATCGGCATGGATACGGCCATCCTCACGCACGAACCGACGGGGAAAGCCGAAGTGCGCGAGGTCAGCGAAATATTGGACCACACGACCGCCATCCGCAAGGTGCTCGGCTTGCTCGTACATAAGGAACACGGCGTGCTCGATTCCATCGCCGACATCGAGGCCGTCGGCCATCGCGTCGTGCACGGCGGGGAATCGTTCCGCGAGTCCGCGATCGTGACGCCCGAGGTGAAGCAGGAGATCAAGCGGCTGTTCGATCTGGCGCCGCTGCACAACCCCGCGCATATGATGGGGATTCAAGCGGTGGAGTCGAACCTGCCCGACGTGCCGCAAGCGGTCGTCTTCGATACGGCGTTCCACCAGACGATGGACCGGAACGTGTATTTGTACCCGATTCCGCTGGCCCTCTACCGCAGACATAAGATCCGGAAATACGGCTTCCACGGCACGTCCCATATGTACGTCAGCCGACAAGCGGCGGCGTTCCTCGGTCGACCGATCGAAGAGATGAAGATCGTGACCTGCCATATCGGCAACGGGGCGAGCGTCACCGCGGTGAAGGGCGGTCGATCCGTCGACACGTCGATGGGCATGACGCCGCTCGAAGGCTTGATGATGGGAACGCGGAGCGGGGATCTCGATCCGGCGGTCGTCCCGTTCGCCATGGGCAAGGAGGATCTTACGATCGGCGAAGTCAGCTCGATGTTGAACAAGCATAGCGGCTTGCTTGCCATATCCGGCATGGGGGACATGCGCGAGGTGCAGGACGCGATGGAGAACGGCGACGCGAACGCGAAGCTCGCGTTCGAGATGTACGAATACCGGCTGCGCAAGTATATCGGCGCTTATGCGGCGGCGATGAACGGTCTCGACGCGATCGTCTTCACGGCGGGCGTCGGGGAAAATTCATGGCTGCTCCGGGCGCGGACGTGCCTGAACCTGTCGTATCTCGGCGTCGAGCTCGACCCCGAGGCGAACCTGGTTCGGTCCAAGGAGGCGCGCCGCATCTCGACGGCGAACTCCAAGATCGACGTGCTCGTCGTGCCGACGAACGAAGAGCTCGTCATCGCGCGGGACACGTACGAGCTGGTCAAAAAGTAGCGCCGGGCGCGCGGGCGCGGGACATATCATTTTCATAGGTAAAGTAGGGATCGATGGCATGAATCAAGCAGAGGCGAACCAAACGACGATTCGGGACGTGGCGGCGCATGTCGGCCAAACCGTCCGCATCGGATGCTGGCTGACCCGCAAGCGGTCCAGCGGCAAAATTCAATTCCTGCAGCTGCGCGACGGCACGGGATTCATTCAAGGCGTCGCGGCGAAAAACGAAGTCGACGAAGCGACATGGGCGGCGGCCGATCGGCTGACGCAAGAGTCGTCGCTGTGGGTGACGGGCGTCGTCCGGGAAGAGCCTCGCAGCCCAAGCGGCTACGAGCTGTCCGTGACGGGGGTCGAGATCATTCATTTGACGTCCGATTACCCGATCACTCCGAAGGAGCACGGGATCGACTTCTTGATGGACCATCGTCATCTGTGGCTCCGGTCGCCGAAGCAGCACGCGGTCATGACGACTCGCGCGACGATCGTGCGGGCGATCCAAGAGTTCTTCGACACGCGCGGGTTTACGCAGGTCGACGCGCCGATCCTGACGCCGACGTCCGCGGAAGGCACGACGAATTTGTTCCATACGAAGTATTTCGACGAGGACGCGTTCCTGACGCAGAGCGGTCAGCTCTACATGGAAGCGGCCGCGATGGCGCTCGGCAAGGTATACTCGTTCGGGCCGACGTTCCGGGCGGAGAAGTCGAAGACGCGCAGACATTTGATCGAATTTTGGATGATCGAGCCGGAGATGGCGTTCGTCGACCATGAAGAAAATCTCCGCGTGCAGGAGCAATTCGTCTCCCACGTCGTGCAGACGGTTCTCGCCAAGAACGCCAAGGAGTTGGCGACGCTCGAGCGGGATACGTCGAAGCTCGAGAAGGCGCTCGCGCCGTTCCCGCGCATTACGTACGACGATGCTGTGAAGTTCCTGAATGCGAACGGTTTCCCCGAGTTCGTCTGGGGCGAAGATTTCGGGGCGCCGCACGAAACGGCGATCGCCGAAAGCTACGAGAAGCCGGTGTTCATTACGCATTATCCGACGTCGCTGAAGGCGTTCTACATGAAGCCGGACCCGGACCGTCCGGACGTCGTGCTGTGCGCCGATCTGATCGCGCCGGAAGGCTACGGCGAAATCATCGGCGGCTCGCAGCGAATCGACGATCCGGCGCTCATGGAGCAGCGGTTCGACGAGCATCATCTTTCGAAAGAGACGTATTCTTGGTATTTGGATTTGCGGAAGTACGGCTCCGTGCCGCATTCGGGCTTCGGACTCGGTCTCGAGCGCACGGTCGCTTGGATTTGCGGTCTGGACCACGTGCGCGAGACGATTCCGTTCCCGCGCCTCTTATACCGCTTGTACCCGTAAGAGGAACGGAGGGGGAACGTTGTGACGGATACGGAATCGTACCGCGCGGGGCTTCGAGCCGGATTGCGGCTGGGCACGGTTTCCGTGCCCGGCATGCTGCTGCGCGGCTACGCAAGGCTCGGACTGTCGGAAATCGAAGCGATGCTGCTCGTTCACCTGTTATATTACGCGGAGCGGGAACAGACCCTCTTCCCGACGCCGGACCAGCTGTCGTCCCGGATGTCCACGACGCCGGACCGAGTGCTCGCGGCAATCGAGCGCTTCGTTCGCGAAGGGTTCGTGTCGATCGAGGACGACGTGGACGAAGCGACCGGCGTTCGGAGCGAACGGTACGACTTGTCGCCGCTCTACGATAAGCTGGCAGCCGCTTGGCTGGAGGAGCCGGAGCTCGACGCGTACGCCGCTTCGGCGGCGACGGACGGCGCTTACGGGTCGGCGGAGTCCCGAAGGGAAACCGCCGCCGCCGCGGCGCCGCGGGGACGAGAAACGGCGGCGACCCGGCGGAAGGACTTATTCACCGTCTTCGAGAGCGAATTCGCCCGTCCGCTGTCGCCCATGGAATACGAGACGATCGTCGGCTGGCTCGACCAAGACCGATATTCCGACTCGCTGATCATGACGGCGCTGAAAGAAGCGGTATTCGCGGGGAAGGTGCACTTCCGGTATATCGACAGAATCTTAATGGAATGGCAGCGCAATCGCATTACGACGCCGGAGGAAGCGAAGGCGTATACCG
This genomic window contains:
- a CDS encoding 3-hydroxyacyl-CoA dehydrogenase family protein; the encoded protein is MAAFKKIGVIGAGTMGQAIASMLSHKGLDVYIAEKTQSKMEHGLKAIEMSLDKQIEKWALTASEKKVILSRIHPILDLGRLSECELVIETISEDLDAKKAVFQTIGDICGEDVVLATNTSTLSVTELAGATRYPKRVIGLHFIHPVSNIDMVEIIRGLQTTDETFDRTKAFVEEVISKKGILVYETPGFVTTRLICTLINEAVHTLSEGVASAEDIDSAMRLGYGFKYGPLEMCDRFGLDSVLAALERMFRDYGDLKYRPAVLLRKMVRAGQLGAKTGSGFFRYDEDGDKI
- a CDS encoding acetate/propionate family kinase codes for the protein MKVLVINAGSSSLKYQLYDMKDESVLAAGRVERIGMDTAILTHEPTGKAEVREVSEILDHTTAIRKVLGLLVHKEHGVLDSIADIEAVGHRVVHGGESFRESAIVTPEVKQEIKRLFDLAPLHNPAHMMGIQAVESNLPDVPQAVVFDTAFHQTMDRNVYLYPIPLALYRRHKIRKYGFHGTSHMYVSRQAAAFLGRPIEEMKIVTCHIGNGASVTAVKGGRSVDTSMGMTPLEGLMMGTRSGDLDPAVVPFAMGKEDLTIGEVSSMLNKHSGLLAISGMGDMREVQDAMENGDANAKLAFEMYEYRLRKYIGAYAAAMNGLDAIVFTAGVGENSWLLRARTCLNLSYLGVELDPEANLVRSKEARRISTANSKIDVLVVPTNEELVIARDTYELVKK
- the asnS gene encoding asparagine--tRNA ligase codes for the protein MNQAEANQTTIRDVAAHVGQTVRIGCWLTRKRSSGKIQFLQLRDGTGFIQGVAAKNEVDEATWAAADRLTQESSLWVTGVVREEPRSPSGYELSVTGVEIIHLTSDYPITPKEHGIDFLMDHRHLWLRSPKQHAVMTTRATIVRAIQEFFDTRGFTQVDAPILTPTSAEGTTNLFHTKYFDEDAFLTQSGQLYMEAAAMALGKVYSFGPTFRAEKSKTRRHLIEFWMIEPEMAFVDHEENLRVQEQFVSHVVQTVLAKNAKELATLERDTSKLEKALAPFPRITYDDAVKFLNANGFPEFVWGEDFGAPHETAIAESYEKPVFITHYPTSLKAFYMKPDPDRPDVVLCADLIAPEGYGEIIGGSQRIDDPALMEQRFDEHHLSKETYSWYLDLRKYGSVPHSGFGLGLERTVAWICGLDHVRETIPFPRLLYRLYP
- a CDS encoding DnaD domain-containing protein, whose protein sequence is MTDTESYRAGLRAGLRLGTVSVPGMLLRGYARLGLSEIEAMLLVHLLYYAEREQTLFPTPDQLSSRMSTTPDRVLAAIERFVREGFVSIEDDVDEATGVRSERYDLSPLYDKLAAAWLEEPELDAYAASAATDGAYGSAESRRETAAAAAPRGRETAATRRKDLFTVFESEFARPLSPMEYETIVGWLDQDRYSDSLIMTALKEAVFAGKVHFRYIDRILMEWQRNRITTPEEAKAYTERFRGGR